A stretch of Heptranchias perlo isolate sHepPer1 chromosome 1, sHepPer1.hap1, whole genome shotgun sequence DNA encodes these proteins:
- the ap5s1 gene encoding AP-5 complex subunit sigma-1, producing the protein MVQGFVLHTLGPAESCRLLYSRLFGAERPHDSGQGAGLAAADLRNHRQRVLGKERLAAVARQVKSCCIMARQAADKPLPDFGSVITEESAGPQDSDLGVFRLPAGDPFTEEKTVVWMAFLSLGFALICDTYENLMLAENTLRLIVKYLTEHLKLLIQSNDLMLKTDRIEAILNTFLPHGQLMFINCCFIQSLEKELNSSMLK; encoded by the exons ATGGTGCAGGGCTTCGTGCTGCACACGCTGGGCCCCGCCGAGAGCTGCCGGCTGCTGTACTCACGGCTGTTCGGGGCGGAGCGGCCCCACGACTCGGGACAAGGGGCGGGCCTCGCCGCGGCTGATCTCCGCAACCACCGGCAGAGGGTGCTGGGCAAGGAAAGGCTGGCGGCCGTGGCCag GCAAGTGAAGTCCTGTTGTATCATGGCACGACAGGCTGCAGACAAACCACTCCCCGACTTTGGGTCTGTGATAACTGAGGAATCCGCTGGCCCCCAGGACTCAGACCTCGGAGTATTCCGCCTCCCCGCTGGCGACCCTTTCACGGAAGAAAAGACGGTGGTGTGGATGGCATTCCTTTCCCTGGGCTTTGCCCTGATCTGCGACACCTACGAGAACCTAATGCTCGCGGAAAATACCCTGAGATTGATCGTGAAGTATTTAACGGAGCATTTGAAACTGCTGATTCAAAGCAACGACCTTATGCTGAAGACGGACAGAATTGAGGCGATCCTGAATACGTTTTTGCCACATGGGCAACTGATGTTTATTAACTGTTGCTTTATTCAGAGTCTGGAGAAAGAACTGAATAGTTCTATGTTAAAGTGA